The nucleotide sequence TCCAATGTATTATCAAGCGTAACCCCAAGAGATCCGCCAACGATAACAGCATCCGTTCCGCTCTCACAAATCAATTCAAGGTCGCTTTCGCTGATCTCTTTATCTGGGTCAAGCTTAAACACATGCTTCCATTTACGATAATCAAACATTGTGTTCTTCCTTTCCTATTTAAAACAACCCGTGCCTGCTATTTACAACAGGCCGATTCTGTACTTCTGCATTATATCAAAAATAAAGTTCTCACTCTATGATTCATCATGTGGAAAGATTGTGAAGTTCATACTCGTTTTTAGGAGGAATGCCTGTGCTTATGTGGCATATTGACGATGAAATCATGCTAAAGCAAGCAGACGTTAAAGAATCAGATGCCATTTACAGATTGCTCGAGCATTCACGGCGGCACCTAGGCCCGTGGATCAGCTGGGTGGATTATACACAGTCAAACGGTGAAATGAAACAGTTTATTAAAACAGTAAATAAAAAGATGAAAGAACAGACCGATATCGTTCTGTTTATTTGGTATCGCGGACAAGTTGCAGGTTCTGTCGCTTTGTATGATTTAAAATGGCACAACCAGTCCGGCATGCTCGGTTATTGGGTTGGTACAGGATTTGAGGGCCGCGGAATCGCTCATCGCGCGGTAAGAGGAATGCTTATGTATGCGTATTATACGTTAATGCTGAACCGTGTTGAGCTTCGCGCCGCGGTTCAAAATGAAAAAAGCATCAAGCTCGCCCGCCGGCTCGGCTTTCAGGCAGAAGGCATTGTCCGGCAGGCTGAATGGATCCGCGGAAATTGCCGCGACCAAGTCCAGATGAGCTTGATGAAAAATGAATTTAACTAAATTATATTTCAGGATTTAAAACGTAAGAGACGTATTCTGCTGCGCTTTGTTCAACCGATTCCTCTGATGCACGAATCGCACTATGGAATACGAATGGCGCAATGTAACGAGTTCCGATTAAATTAGAAGTCGCTTGGAACGGTCTCAGCAGTTCACTAATCGAATAGTGGTTGTAGCCTCCTGCTTGATAAGAAACTTGCGGACCTCCTGTTGAAATCGCAATCACTAACTCTTTTCCATGAAGTGAATCTCCACCAGGTCCATATGCCCATCCATATAAAAGCACAGCATCTTGCCATTCTTTTAACAGTGACGGCGAGCTGTACCAATAGAACGGAAATTGGAGTACGATGCGATCGTGCTCCAGCAGCATGCGCTGTTCATCTTCAACGTTTACTTTTCCATCCGGGTATAGATCGTAAAGCTTGCGTACCGTTACATGGTCTTGCTTTTCAATTTCTTCAGCCCATCTTTTGTTTACGGTAGATGTTTGTAGATTGGGATGCGCGATGATGACTAATGTTTTTTTCATTTATAGCTCTCCTTTGTATTAGGCTGTTTTCGTATACATTGATGCTTGTGAAAGTAGTTGATCTCCGCTCCAGGCTGCTCGCTTTCCGCGGGGCAGGCGGTGAGCCACATTCGTACGTTTCACTCTTAAGTGTCTCACCTGCCCACCTGTCCCGCAGGAGTCTCGCACCTTCCACTCCAATCAACTTGTCAGTGAAGAAAGTGAACAAAAAATTAAAAGCAACAATCTGTTTGAAAAGAGCACTATTTTTTATTTTCATTTGGTTGTACAAAC is from Fictibacillus sp. b24 and encodes:
- a CDS encoding NAD(P)H-dependent oxidoreductase → MKKTLVIIAHPNLQTSTVNKRWAEEIEKQDHVTVRKLYDLYPDGKVNVEDEQRMLLEHDRIVLQFPFYWYSSPSLLKEWQDAVLLYGWAYGPGGDSLHGKELVIAISTGGPQVSYQAGGYNHYSISELLRPFQATSNLIGTRYIAPFVFHSAIRASEESVEQSAAEYVSYVLNPEI
- a CDS encoding GNAT family N-acetyltransferase; protein product: MWHIDDEIMLKQADVKESDAIYRLLEHSRRHLGPWISWVDYTQSNGEMKQFIKTVNKKMKEQTDIVLFIWYRGQVAGSVALYDLKWHNQSGMLGYWVGTGFEGRGIAHRAVRGMLMYAYYTLMLNRVELRAAVQNEKSIKLARRLGFQAEGIVRQAEWIRGNCRDQVQMSLMKNEFN